A stretch of DNA from Variovorax paradoxus:
GCCATGCCGGCTGGCCGTGCACCCTTTGCACGAGCCCGAGCGCATCGAGCACGCGCAGCAATTGGAGTTGAGCGCCTTGAAGCAGACCGATCAGCAGGTTGAGCCAATCGGCCTCGGGCTTGCTGTTCATGTCACCAGGTGGCGTCGAGCCCCAGATGGCGCAGCGCTTCGTGGCGCAGTTCTGCCAGCCGCGCATGGCCGCGATGCCGCGGGTACGGCAGGTCGACCACGAGTTCCGCCGCGATGCGCGCCGGCCGGTCGCTCAGCACGATCACGCGGTTGGCGAGAAACAGCGCTTCTTCCACGTCGTGCGTCACCAGCAGCGCCGAGAAGCCCGCGCGCTGCCACAGGTTGACGAGCTCGCTCTGCATCGCGATGCGCGTGAGCGAATCGAGCTTGCCCAGCGGCTCGTCGAGCACCAGCAATTGCGGATCATTGACGAGCGCACGCGCCAGCGCCACGCGCTGCGCCATGCCGCCCGAGAGCTGGTGCGGAAAGGCTTTCGCGAACTCCGTGAGGCCGACGAGCTTCAGCGCCTCGTCGACGCGCCCGCGCTGCGTCTTGAGCACACCGCGCGCCTGCAGGCCGAGCGCCACGTTGTCCCACACGCTGCGCCAGGGGTAGAGCGTCGGGTCCTGAAAGACGACGATGCGCGACGGATCGGGCCGCGTGATGGGCACGCCGTCTTGCGTGATGCGCCCGGCCGTCGCGGGCTCCAGCCCGGCCACGAGCCGCAGCAGCGTCGACTTGCCGCAGCCGCTCGGCCCGAGCAGCGCGACGAACTCGCCGGGCTTCACGCGCAGGTCGATGTCGTCGAGCACCTGCAGCGGACCCGCCGGCACGTCGAACCAGTGGCTCACGCCGTGGATGTCGATCTGCGCGCCGGCCTGGCGCACGTCGGCTTCAGCGGTGGCTACCATTTCACGGTCCCCTTCTGCCACGACAGCACGCGGTCGCGCACCTTGAACAGCAGCGTGATCAGGCCCGAGCACAGCAGCGCCATGACGATCAGCGCGGCGTACATGTTCGAATACGAAGCCCAGCCCTGCGCCCACGAGAGGTAGAAGCCCAGCCCGGCCTTCACGCCCATCATCTCGGCCGTCACCAGCACCGAGAACGCGGCGCCGAGCCCCATGAACAGGCCCACGAACACCTGCGGCAGCGCGGCAGGAATCGCCACGCGCAGCACCAGAAAGCGCTCGCTCGCGCCCATGGTGCGCGCCACGTCGTAGTAGTTGCGGTTGACGCCGGCCACGCCCGACCACGTCAGCACCGCCACCGGAAAGCCCGTCGCCAGCGCGATGAGGAACACGGCCGCCGCGTAGCTCGACGGAAAGAAGAAGAACGCCAGCGGCAGCAGCGCCGAGGCCGGCACCGGCCCCACGAAGCGCAGCACCGGATGCACCCAGTAGCCTGCGATGCGCGACCAGCCGATGGTCACACCCGTGAGAAAGCCCGCGAGCGCGCCCAGCACGAAGCCATGGGCAAGCAGCCGCGCCGAATGCGCCAGGCTTTCGCCGAGGCGGCGCCAGTCGTCGATGTAGGTTTCGATGAGGCTCTGCGGCGGCGCGAAGAACGGCGTGGGCAGCAGCGCGAGCTTGGCGGTCGCGATCTCCCAGAGGGCGAACAGCACGGGCAGCGCGACCAGCCACGGCCCGGCCGGCCGCAGCGTGCGCGCGACGCGGCCCGCACGCGTGCCGAGCAGCGCCACGAGCAGCAGCGCCGCGCCGACGGCGATGGCGGCAATGCCGAACTCGTCGGTGTAGGCCCAGTCGCTGAAGCCCACGGCCTTGTTGGGCCAGTAGATGGTGAGCAGGCCCAAGGCGACCCAGCCCGCGCTCGCGAGCGCGCCAGTCCGCCAGAAGCCTTCGGCGGGGCGCGCGAACACGTCGGCTGGTGCGGCCTTTTCGATGCCTGGGCGGCGCCAGTTGCCCGGCGCCGGTGGTGGTGCCTCGAGCACCCGATCAATGACGGCGCTCATGCCAGCGGATCGAAAGACACGTGCTCGGCGAAGCGCGCCGGGTCGGTGGTCTTCTTGAGCACGCCGACGCTGCGGAAATCGCGCGCATAGAACTCCACCTCGTTGCGCAGGTTCTTGCCCAGCGGGTGGTGGTTGTGCGTGAGCGTGCCCAGCAGCGCGCGCAGGTCTTCGACCGGCACCTTGGGCGAGTACTTGGCGAAGAGCTTGGCCGATTCGTTCGGGTTCTCGGCCACGAAGTCGGAGGCCTGCGCGATGGCACGCACCAGCGACGCAACGGTCGCCTTGTCCTTGCGCACCAGCTCGCCGCGCGCGCCGACGATGCAGCAGACCTTGGCCTTGTACTCGCCCGAGAGGTTGCTCGCGAGCTCGACGAAGGTGCCCTGGTTGCGCTTCTCGATGAGGTACACGTTCGGATCGCCGTCGGCAATGGCGTGGATCTCGCCCTTCTTCACCGCGATGTCGAGCAGGTCGGCCGGGTACTGGCGCCAGGTGACGTCGCGGTCGGCGTCGATGCCGTTCTTGGCCAGCAGGATCGAGAAGAAGTTCTTGCCCGGGCTTGCGATGTCCGACACGCCGATGATCTTGCCCTTGAGGCTCGCCAGGCTGGTGGCGCCCGCGGCCTTGGCGCCCACGAGGCGCACGCAGCCGCCGTGCGAGCTGCCGACGATCTTCACGTCGAAGCCCGATTCGAGCGGCTTGAGCCAGCGGTGGATCATGCCCACGGCGGCGTCGGCCTTCGCGGTGGCGAGCGATTCGAGCAATTGGTCGGTCGAGCCTGTGTAGTTGACGAGGTCCACCTGCAGGCCGTTGCGCTCGAAGTAGCCGCGCTCCTGCGCCACCACCACGGGCGAGAGGCAGAACGCGGCGGCGTTCCAGGCAAAGGTGAGCTTGCGCGCCTGCTGCGAGAAGGCCTGCGAGGCAATGAGGCCGCCCGAGGCGACCACGGCGGCGGCAGCGCCGGTGCGCAGCACGCTGCGGCGGGAAAGAAGGGATGCGTTCATCGGGAAAGGCTCCGGGGGTTCGTCGTCGTCAAAGCAGGAGTTCGGGTTCGGCCTCGACCAGGCCTTCGTACAGGCTGTCGAAGGAATGGATGGCGCCTTCGGGCCCGCCGATCTGGCCGTGCGTGTGGCGCGCGGTGGCCTCGTCGATCGGCTGCGGCGTGCCCGCGGCCTCGGCCAGCAATTGCGTGTGGCAGGCGTTGTC
This window harbors:
- a CDS encoding ABC transporter substrate-binding protein, whose protein sequence is MNASLLSRRSVLRTGAAAAVVASGGLIASQAFSQQARKLTFAWNAAAFCLSPVVVAQERGYFERNGLQVDLVNYTGSTDQLLESLATAKADAAVGMIHRWLKPLESGFDVKIVGSSHGGCVRLVGAKAAGATSLASLKGKIIGVSDIASPGKNFFSILLAKNGIDADRDVTWRQYPADLLDIAVKKGEIHAIADGDPNVYLIEKRNQGTFVELASNLSGEYKAKVCCIVGARGELVRKDKATVASLVRAIAQASDFVAENPNESAKLFAKYSPKVPVEDLRALLGTLTHNHHPLGKNLRNEVEFYARDFRSVGVLKKTTDPARFAEHVSFDPLA
- a CDS encoding ABC transporter permease encodes the protein MSAVIDRVLEAPPPAPGNWRRPGIEKAAPADVFARPAEGFWRTGALASAGWVALGLLTIYWPNKAVGFSDWAYTDEFGIAAIAVGAALLLVALLGTRAGRVARTLRPAGPWLVALPVLFALWEIATAKLALLPTPFFAPPQSLIETYIDDWRRLGESLAHSARLLAHGFVLGALAGFLTGVTIGWSRIAGYWVHPVLRFVGPVPASALLPLAFFFFPSSYAAAVFLIALATGFPVAVLTWSGVAGVNRNYYDVARTMGASERFLVLRVAIPAALPQVFVGLFMGLGAAFSVLVTAEMMGVKAGLGFYLSWAQGWASYSNMYAALIVMALLCSGLITLLFKVRDRVLSWQKGTVKW
- a CDS encoding ABC transporter ATP-binding protein, with the protein product MVATAEADVRQAGAQIDIHGVSHWFDVPAGPLQVLDDIDLRVKPGEFVALLGPSGCGKSTLLRLVAGLEPATAGRITQDGVPITRPDPSRIVVFQDPTLYPWRSVWDNVALGLQARGVLKTQRGRVDEALKLVGLTEFAKAFPHQLSGGMAQRVALARALVNDPQLLVLDEPLGKLDSLTRIAMQSELVNLWQRAGFSALLVTHDVEEALFLANRVIVLSDRPARIAAELVVDLPYPRHRGHARLAELRHEALRHLGLDATW